One part of the Streptomyces lydicus genome encodes these proteins:
- a CDS encoding helix-turn-helix domain-containing protein, with protein MPRWKPLPAELDPQVREFTGRLRRLVDRSGLSVSALADRTGFSKTSWERYLNGRLLPPRRAVLALAEATDTHAGHLTTLWELAERAWSRAEMRQDVTVEAIRVAQARAALGEFETPSGPAQSPSRATEGARSGTAGAAAGYANSGEPGRTGGPAGPSARGVEVAEQRETAAGPWASSVPRQRGAQEPAPGDFPGRDGVVPPAAPAPAAASGAAGADRRTRGPRALAWTAGVVGALLVAVAAVLLLQPDAGGVRKAADAPAPPATPGARPVLPAGVRCSGADCAGKDPEAMGCGGARATSASRGTAGGALIEVRYSTVCRAAWARLSGAAPGDRATVSAGGRRVTARVERDGAAYTSMVQVTGDPAKVSACGTTAAGANVCARPVTGRAVR; from the coding sequence ATGCCTCGCTGGAAGCCGCTGCCGGCGGAACTGGACCCGCAGGTGCGGGAGTTCACGGGCCGGCTGCGCAGACTCGTGGACCGCAGCGGGCTGAGCGTGTCCGCCCTCGCGGACCGTACGGGCTTCAGCAAGACGTCGTGGGAGCGCTACCTCAACGGGCGGCTGCTGCCGCCGCGCCGCGCGGTGCTGGCGCTCGCCGAGGCGACCGACACCCACGCCGGGCACCTCACCACCCTGTGGGAGCTGGCCGAACGCGCCTGGAGCCGGGCGGAGATGCGGCAGGACGTCACGGTGGAGGCGATACGGGTCGCCCAGGCGCGGGCCGCCCTGGGCGAGTTCGAGACACCGTCCGGGCCGGCGCAGTCCCCGTCGCGCGCGACGGAGGGGGCGCGGTCCGGGACCGCCGGCGCCGCGGCCGGGTACGCGAACTCCGGGGAGCCGGGGCGGACGGGCGGGCCGGCCGGCCCGTCGGCGCGGGGCGTCGAGGTCGCGGAGCAACGGGAGACGGCCGCGGGGCCGTGGGCTTCCTCGGTGCCGCGGCAGCGCGGTGCGCAGGAGCCCGCGCCGGGTGATTTCCCCGGCCGGGACGGGGTGGTGCCGCCGGCCGCCCCCGCCCCGGCGGCGGCGTCCGGTGCGGCCGGGGCGGACCGGCGGACCCGCGGGCCGCGGGCGCTCGCGTGGACGGCCGGCGTGGTCGGCGCGCTGCTGGTGGCCGTCGCCGCCGTGCTGCTGCTGCAGCCGGACGCCGGGGGCGTCCGGAAGGCAGCCGATGCGCCCGCGCCGCCGGCGACGCCGGGCGCGCGGCCGGTGCTGCCGGCCGGGGTGCGGTGCAGCGGCGCCGACTGTGCGGGCAAGGACCCGGAGGCGATGGGCTGCGGCGGGGCGCGGGCCACCAGCGCGTCCCGCGGCACGGCAGGCGGCGCGCTGATAGAGGTCCGCTACAGCACGGTCTGCCGGGCGGCCTGGGCGCGGCTCAGCGGGGCGGCGCCGGGGGACCGGGCGACGGTCAGCGCGGGCGGGCGGCGCGTCACGGCGCGGGTCGAGCGGGACGGCGCGGCGTACACCTCGATGGTGCAGGTGACGGGCGACCCGGCGAAGGTCTCGGCGTGCGGGACGACCGCCGCGGGCGCGAACGTCTGCGCCCGCCCGGTCACCGGGCGGGCCGTCCGCTGA
- a CDS encoding helix-turn-helix domain-containing protein — MSGRRGELCENVETSRLAAGMRELRGRTGLSLAALSARTPYSKSSWERYLNGKKLPPRGAVEALCRLAGEPAGRLVALWELADAAWSRRAAPSKGAAPAASPVPPPRVPSVPAGPPSRPPLSRAVAAVAAGVCVGVLAVGVALVFRAGEERVGGPVRGAVPSSSAVTGCRGRACDGKDPQSMFCGGAGLVETPVERTASRGQHLQVRYGTVCGAAWGRLRNGRVGDRIEVSVPGSAPRSVRVRDRFDAEGYLVTPMAAARGPRGIRLCLYPAGGAAKECVPG, encoded by the coding sequence GTGAGCGGGCGCCGCGGTGAGCTGTGCGAGAACGTGGAGACGTCCCGACTGGCCGCCGGTATGCGGGAGTTGCGGGGGCGTACGGGGCTGAGTCTGGCCGCGCTGTCCGCGCGCACGCCGTACAGCAAGTCGTCGTGGGAGCGCTATCTGAACGGCAAGAAGCTGCCGCCCCGGGGTGCGGTCGAGGCGCTGTGCCGGCTGGCGGGCGAGCCGGCCGGGCGGCTGGTGGCGCTGTGGGAGCTGGCGGACGCGGCCTGGAGCCGACGGGCCGCGCCCTCGAAGGGTGCCGCGCCGGCCGCGTCGCCCGTGCCGCCGCCGCGGGTGCCCTCCGTGCCGGCCGGGCCGCCGTCCCGGCCGCCGCTCTCCCGTGCGGTGGCCGCGGTGGCGGCCGGGGTCTGCGTCGGCGTCCTGGCGGTCGGGGTGGCGCTGGTCTTCCGGGCGGGGGAGGAGCGGGTGGGCGGCCCGGTGCGGGGCGCGGTGCCGTCCTCGTCGGCGGTCACCGGCTGCCGAGGGCGGGCGTGCGACGGCAAGGACCCGCAGTCGATGTTCTGCGGCGGCGCGGGCCTGGTGGAGACGCCGGTGGAGCGGACCGCCTCCCGGGGGCAGCATCTTCAGGTCCGCTACGGCACGGTCTGCGGGGCGGCTTGGGGGCGGCTGCGCAACGGCCGGGTCGGTGACCGCATCGAGGTGTCGGTGCCGGGGTCGGCGCCGCGGTCGGTGCGGGTGCGGGACCGCTTCGACGCCGAGGGGTACCTCGTCACGCCCATGGCGGCGGCCCGCGGCCCGCGGGGCATCCGGCTGTGCCTCTATCCGGCGGGTGGCGCCGCGAAGGAGTGCGTCCCGGGCTGA
- a CDS encoding helix-turn-helix domain-containing protein: MSRWKGLPESLDPRVRQLVVQLRRLKDHSGLSLVSLAARTPYSKSSWERYLNGKKLPPRDAVAALARVCGTDPTRLLALHEVAAQAWGTDRPAPGPRGAEPAGGAAAAPETAPAAGPADAGAVDAAGAGAVDAAGAGEGGPRPAGGPRARTGPLVVLAALGLVVVAAVALLVVRPWQPDTAGRGTAGAEAGRATGAVPAFTHRVGETFGCHLTRAPGGLSAGRSRTTTAILGSGATGWDVVEAQCLLHHHGYDPGPVDGVVGEHTQRAVKRLQAGAGLPTDGIVGPDTWKVLRR, translated from the coding sequence ATGTCGCGTTGGAAAGGGCTGCCCGAATCGCTCGACCCGCGGGTGCGGCAGCTCGTCGTGCAGCTCCGCAGACTCAAGGACCACAGCGGGCTGAGCCTGGTCTCGCTCGCCGCCAGGACGCCGTACAGCAAGTCGTCGTGGGAGCGCTATCTCAACGGCAAGAAGCTGCCGCCGCGCGACGCGGTGGCGGCGCTGGCGCGGGTCTGCGGCACCGATCCGACCCGGCTGCTGGCGCTGCACGAGGTCGCGGCGCAGGCGTGGGGTACGGACCGGCCGGCGCCGGGGCCCCGCGGGGCGGAGCCGGCCGGGGGCGCGGCGGCGGCCCCGGAGACGGCGCCGGCGGCGGGCCCGGCGGACGCCGGAGCGGTGGACGCAGCGGGGGCCGGTGCGGTGGACGCGGCGGGGGCCGGGGAGGGCGGTCCGCGGCCGGCCGGGGGTCCCCGGGCGCGGACCGGGCCGCTGGTCGTGCTGGCGGCGCTGGGCCTGGTCGTCGTGGCCGCCGTGGCGCTGCTGGTCGTCCGGCCCTGGCAGCCGGACACCGCCGGGCGCGGTACGGCCGGTGCGGAGGCCGGCCGGGCGACCGGCGCGGTGCCGGCCTTCACCCACCGGGTCGGTGAGACCTTCGGCTGTCACCTCACCCGCGCGCCGGGCGGCCTGTCCGCCGGGCGGAGCCGGACCACGACCGCGATCCTGGGCAGCGGCGCCACCGGCTGGGACGTCGTCGAGGCGCAGTGCCTGCTGCACCACCACGGCTACGACCCGGGCCCGGTGGACGGCGTCGTCGGCGAGCACACCCAGCGCGCCGTCAAGCGCCTGCAGGCCGGGGCCGGGCTGCCGACGGACGGGATCGTGGGGCCCGACACCTGGAAGGTGCTGCGCCGGTGA
- a CDS encoding peptidase inhibitor family I36 protein → MNIRSNVRQRLALTAAAAAAAGGLALAPAAGAFAAPAPTQHGSVTLQRAPGNCPRGYLCVYPKPNYKGTPKKVAGNNRDLRRYGGAFSHPWSAFNNGTRCNVTVYERPNYRGGHAKLNRGTGWTYIGGNIMTIYSNKWC, encoded by the coding sequence ATGAACATCCGCAGCAACGTCCGTCAGCGCCTCGCCCTCACCGCGGCCGCCGCGGCCGCCGCGGGCGGCCTGGCCCTGGCCCCGGCCGCCGGCGCGTTCGCCGCCCCCGCGCCCACCCAGCACGGCTCCGTCACCCTGCAGCGCGCGCCGGGCAACTGTCCCCGCGGCTACCTGTGCGTCTACCCCAAGCCCAACTACAAGGGGACGCCGAAGAAGGTGGCCGGCAACAACCGCGACCTGCGGCGCTACGGCGGTGCCTTCAGCCACCCGTGGTCGGCGTTCAACAACGGCACCCGCTGCAACGTGACGGTCTACGAGCGGCCCAACTACCGCGGCGGCCACGCGAAGCTGAACCGCGGCACCGGCTGGACGTACATCGGCGGCAACATCATGACCATCTACTCGAACAAGTGGTGCTGA
- a CDS encoding DUF3017 domain-containing protein has product MAADAHSDGASEPQRSSRRFPTLTRDTARPEGGGRAASGGYPAPARQWPLLTVMGGVAFGLLLVALDAFRIGAIVIGLALLAGAVLRRMLPEVGMLAVRSRFTDMLTYGVLGFVIVMLALMVQPKPWIHIPFLDDIVHFTVR; this is encoded by the coding sequence ATGGCTGCCGACGCGCATTCGGACGGAGCGTCCGAGCCGCAGCGCTCCTCGCGCCGCTTTCCGACCCTGACCCGCGACACGGCCCGCCCGGAGGGCGGCGGCCGGGCCGCGTCGGGCGGTTACCCCGCGCCGGCCCGGCAGTGGCCGCTGCTGACGGTCATGGGCGGGGTCGCGTTCGGGCTGCTGCTCGTCGCGCTCGACGCGTTCCGGATCGGCGCGATCGTGATCGGGCTCGCACTGCTGGCGGGCGCGGTGCTGCGCCGGATGCTGCCGGAGGTGGGGATGCTGGCGGTGCGCTCCCGCTTCACGGACATGCTGACGTACGGGGTGCTCGGCTTCGTCATCGTGATGCTGGCCCTGATGGTGCAGCCGAAGCCGTGGATCCACATCCCGTTCCTCGACGACATCGTGCACTTCACCGTGCGCTGA
- a CDS encoding bifunctional methylenetetrahydrofolate dehydrogenase/methenyltetrahydrofolate cyclohydrolase, translating into MTAQILDGKATAAAIKSELTARVEALKAKGVQPGLGTLLVGDDPGSRWYVNGKHRDCAQVGIASIQRELPETATQEEIEAVVRELNEDPACTGYIVQLPLPKGIDANRVLELMDPAKDADGLHPMSLGRLVLGIDGPLPCTPYGIVQLLRRHDVEIKGAHVVVVGRGITIGRPMPLVLTRKSENATVTQCHTGTRDLSAHLKQADIIVAAAGVPHIIKPEDVKPGAAVLDVGVSRDEAGKIVGDVHPGVAEVAGWVAPNPGGVGPMTRAQLLVNVVEAAERAAG; encoded by the coding sequence ATGACTGCCCAGATTCTGGATGGCAAGGCCACCGCAGCCGCTATCAAGTCCGAGCTCACCGCCCGCGTCGAGGCGCTGAAGGCCAAGGGCGTGCAGCCTGGCCTCGGCACCCTCCTGGTCGGCGACGACCCGGGCAGCCGCTGGTACGTCAACGGCAAGCACCGCGACTGCGCGCAGGTCGGCATCGCCTCGATCCAGCGCGAACTGCCGGAGACCGCCACCCAGGAGGAGATCGAGGCGGTCGTACGGGAGCTCAACGAGGACCCGGCCTGCACGGGCTACATCGTCCAACTCCCGCTCCCCAAGGGCATCGACGCCAACCGCGTGCTGGAGCTGATGGATCCGGCCAAGGACGCCGACGGACTGCACCCGATGAGCCTGGGCAGGCTGGTGCTGGGCATCGACGGCCCGCTGCCGTGCACCCCCTACGGCATCGTGCAGCTGCTGCGCCGTCATGACGTCGAGATCAAGGGCGCGCACGTGGTGGTCGTCGGCCGCGGCATCACCATCGGCCGTCCGATGCCGCTGGTACTGACCCGCAAGTCGGAGAACGCCACGGTGACCCAGTGCCACACCGGCACCCGCGACCTGTCCGCGCACCTCAAGCAGGCCGACATCATCGTCGCGGCGGCGGGTGTGCCGCACATCATCAAGCCCGAGGACGTCAAGCCGGGCGCGGCCGTCCTGGACGTCGGCGTCAGCCGCGACGAGGCGGGCAAGATCGTCGGCGATGTGCACCCGGGCGTCGCCGAGGTGGCCGGCTGGGTCGCCCCCAACCCGGGCGGGGTCGGCCCGATGACCCGCGCCCAGCTGCTGGTCAACGTCGTCGAGGCGGCCGAGCGCGCGGCGGGCTGA
- a CDS encoding RDD family protein, whose amino-acid sequence MSFGDPNNPYGQQPQAPYGQQPPVPPQGGQPGYGYPQQAPQAPQQPYGYPQQGVPPQGGQPGYGYPQQAAYGQPGMPGMGMPQGYASWGARVGAYLIDYLIVGLIPTILYIIGMAMTASSATSSIPDTSSCPPGDVQCISDAYNKASEASTPVGAFVMVAIAALIGLAAGIFVLVKEGSTGQTPGKKAMNIRLVKETTGQPIGFGMAFVRKLCHILDGFCCLGYLWPLWDEKSQTFADKIVGTVVVKSQ is encoded by the coding sequence ATGAGCTTCGGTGACCCGAACAACCCTTACGGCCAGCAGCCGCAGGCACCGTACGGCCAGCAGCCGCCCGTCCCGCCGCAGGGCGGCCAGCCCGGCTACGGCTACCCCCAGCAGGCCCCGCAGGCTCCCCAGCAGCCGTACGGCTACCCCCAGCAGGGCGTCCCGCCGCAGGGCGGCCAGCCCGGCTACGGCTACCCGCAGCAGGCGGCCTACGGCCAGCCCGGCATGCCGGGCATGGGCATGCCGCAGGGCTACGCGAGCTGGGGCGCGCGCGTCGGCGCGTACCTCATCGACTACCTGATCGTGGGCCTGATCCCCACCATCCTGTACATCATCGGCATGGCCATGACGGCGAGCTCGGCCACCTCGTCCATCCCGGACACCTCGTCCTGCCCGCCCGGTGACGTGCAGTGCATCAGCGACGCCTACAACAAGGCCAGTGAGGCCAGCACGCCGGTCGGCGCCTTCGTCATGGTCGCCATCGCCGCCCTGATCGGCCTCGCCGCCGGCATCTTCGTCCTCGTCAAGGAGGGCAGCACCGGCCAGACGCCCGGCAAGAAGGCGATGAACATCCGCCTGGTCAAGGAGACCACCGGCCAGCCGATCGGCTTCGGCATGGCCTTCGTGCGCAAGCTGTGCCACATCCTCGACGGGTTCTGCTGCCTCGGCTACCTGTGGCCGCTGTGGGACGAGAAGTCGCAGACCTTCGCCGACAAGATCGTCGGCACGGTGGTCGTCAAGTCCCAGTGA
- the purH gene encoding bifunctional phosphoribosylaminoimidazolecarboxamide formyltransferase/IMP cyclohydrolase, producing MTATAEGSKRPIRRALVSVYDKSGLEELAQGLHAAGVQLVSTGSTAARIAAAGVPVTKVEELTGFPECLDGRVKTLHPKVHAGILADLRLEDHRRQLADLGVEPFDLVIVNLYPFRETVASGATPDECVEQIDIGGPSMVRAAAKNHPSVAVVVNPARYADVLKAVSDGGFALAERKRLAAEAFQHTAAYDVAVASWFAGDYAAADDSGFPDFLGATYTRKNVLRYGENPHQGAALYVSGEGGLAEAEQLHGKEMSYNNYTDTDAARRAAYDHDEPCVAIIKHANPCGIAVGAEVAEAHRKAHACDSLSAFGGVIAVNRPVSVAMAEQVAEIFTEVIVAPGYEDGAVEILSRKKNIRVLRCPDAPSNPVEVKAVDGGALLQETDRLQADGDDPANWTLATGAALPAGELAELAFAWRACRAVKSNAILLAKDGATVGVGMGQVNRVDSAKLAVQRAGADRARGSYAASDAFFPFPDGFEVLAEAGVKAVVQPGGSVRDELVVEAAEKAGVTMYFTGTRHFFH from the coding sequence GTGACCGCCACCGCCGAAGGTTCGAAGCGGCCCATCCGCCGCGCGCTGGTCAGCGTCTATGACAAGTCGGGTCTGGAGGAGCTGGCGCAGGGGCTGCACGCGGCGGGCGTCCAGCTCGTGTCGACCGGTTCGACGGCGGCGAGGATCGCCGCGGCCGGGGTGCCGGTCACCAAGGTCGAGGAGCTGACGGGCTTCCCCGAGTGCCTCGACGGCCGGGTCAAGACGCTGCACCCGAAGGTGCACGCCGGGATCCTGGCCGACCTGCGCCTGGAGGACCACCGCCGGCAGCTGGCCGACCTGGGTGTCGAGCCGTTCGACCTGGTGATCGTGAATCTGTATCCCTTCCGGGAGACGGTTGCCTCCGGCGCCACCCCCGACGAGTGCGTGGAGCAGATCGACATCGGCGGGCCCTCGATGGTCCGCGCGGCCGCCAAGAACCACCCGTCCGTCGCGGTCGTCGTCAATCCGGCCCGTTACGCGGACGTCCTGAAGGCGGTCTCCGACGGCGGCTTCGCGCTCGCCGAGCGCAAGCGGCTGGCGGCGGAGGCGTTCCAGCACACGGCGGCGTACGACGTGGCGGTGGCGTCGTGGTTCGCGGGTGACTACGCGGCGGCCGACGACTCCGGTTTCCCCGACTTCCTCGGCGCCACCTACACCCGCAAGAACGTGCTGCGGTACGGCGAGAACCCGCACCAGGGCGCCGCGCTCTACGTCAGCGGTGAGGGCGGTCTCGCCGAGGCCGAGCAGCTGCACGGCAAGGAGATGTCGTACAACAACTACACGGACACCGACGCCGCGCGCCGGGCCGCGTACGACCACGACGAGCCGTGTGTGGCGATCATCAAGCACGCCAACCCCTGCGGGATCGCGGTCGGCGCGGAGGTCGCCGAGGCGCACCGCAAGGCGCACGCCTGTGACTCGCTCTCCGCGTTCGGCGGGGTGATCGCCGTCAACCGTCCTGTTTCGGTGGCGATGGCGGAGCAGGTCGCCGAGATCTTCACCGAGGTCATCGTGGCGCCCGGTTACGAGGACGGCGCGGTCGAGATCCTGTCGCGGAAGAAGAACATCCGGGTGCTGCGCTGTCCCGACGCGCCGTCGAACCCGGTCGAGGTCAAGGCGGTTGACGGTGGCGCGCTGCTGCAGGAGACCGACCGGCTGCAGGCGGACGGCGACGATCCGGCCAACTGGACGCTGGCGACGGGCGCGGCGCTGCCCGCCGGGGAGCTGGCGGAGCTGGCCTTCGCGTGGCGGGCCTGCCGCGCGGTGAAGTCCAACGCGATCCTGCTGGCCAAGGACGGTGCCACGGTCGGTGTCGGCATGGGCCAGGTGAACCGGGTGGACTCGGCGAAGCTGGCGGTGCAGCGGGCCGGTGCGGACCGGGCGCGCGGATCGTACGCGGCGTCGGACGCGTTCTTCCCGTTCCCGGACGGTTTCGAGGTGCTGGCGGAGGCCGGCGTCAAGGCCGTGGTGCAGCCCGGTGGTTCGGTGCGCGACGAGTTGGTCGTCGAGGCGGCGGAGAAGGCCGGCGTGACGATGTACTTCACCGGGACCCGGCACTTCTTCCACTGA
- the purN gene encoding phosphoribosylglycinamide formyltransferase — protein sequence MASSPASASVPASAPVHAVPPADPGRPARVVVLVSGSGTNLQALLDAIAAQGAAAYGAEIVAVGADRDGIVGLERAERAGLPTFVCRVKDHGSRADWDRALSEATASYGPDLVVSAGFMKILGKEFLARFDGRIVNTHPALLPSFPGAHGVRDALAYGAKVTGCTVHFVDDGVDTGPIIAQSVVEVRDEDDESALHERIKEVERSLLVEVVGRLARHGYRIEGRKVRIS from the coding sequence GTGGCTTCGTCCCCAGCCTCCGCCTCAGTCCCCGCCTCAGCGCCCGTCCACGCGGTGCCGCCCGCCGATCCCGGCCGGCCCGCCCGCGTCGTCGTGCTCGTCTCCGGTTCCGGGACGAATCTGCAGGCGCTGCTGGACGCGATCGCCGCGCAGGGCGCGGCGGCGTACGGCGCGGAGATCGTGGCCGTCGGCGCCGACCGCGACGGCATCGTGGGCCTGGAGCGCGCCGAGCGGGCGGGCCTGCCGACGTTCGTGTGCCGGGTCAAGGACCACGGGAGCCGCGCGGACTGGGACCGGGCGCTCAGCGAGGCGACCGCGTCGTACGGGCCCGACCTGGTGGTGTCGGCCGGCTTCATGAAGATCCTGGGCAAGGAGTTCCTGGCCCGCTTCGACGGCCGGATCGTCAACACCCATCCGGCGCTGCTGCCGAGTTTTCCCGGTGCCCACGGCGTGCGTGACGCGCTCGCGTACGGCGCGAAGGTCACCGGATGCACCGTCCACTTCGTCGACGACGGGGTCGACACCGGCCCGATCATCGCGCAGAGCGTGGTGGAGGTCCGGGACGAGGACGACGAATCCGCGCTGCATGAGCGCATCAAGGAAGTCGAGCGATCGCTGCTCGTCGAGGTCGTGGGGCGTCTGGCCCGGCACGGCTACCGCATTGAGGGACGAAAGGTACGTATCTCGTGA
- a CDS encoding cell division protein PerM, whose product MSQLTDRGPTLSSHGRTAARRSSAIGAAFVGGVTAAGLGLGALTVAVLLLWVASPYPDSGPSRALHLAADLWLLAHGGDLVRTATPSGAAAPVAVTPLLLSVLPVWLLHRAARHTLATAPAPADPGRTGRGPGRAAPGGGDPRVGDARPAGRELGRTDRLGATAGCESPPGSVRGAGTTPESARPAGTVTPRADSRDDDTAPGVDGGDNDTASGVDGGGNDTTPVATALPTVTTPRTTPLRGGAGLRDGAGLRDGIDLRGAAGQSGDTGQLGGTGPRSVSSVSSVSSARSARSADSTTPADPGPRTLLGALLTGYLLVAAGVLLYTSAGHLQANALSVLLYVPGTALATLAATTWHVLGPAGAALLPARLRRAGAKLPHRVRARLGGPRAAAALQAAGVALLALLVAGALLTLLALGLHAGRVRQDFLQLAPDWAGRATVLLLCLLLLPNAAVWGAAYGLGPGFTLGADSVIGPLGASPHPVPPPLPLLGALPETVSATPGTPLTWAVAVVPLCAGALLARHIAHCATPTPRPASTPAVPAPETAPAETNSSATASSEPATSATASSETPAPGAPPCGARLSGATPSGATPSGTASSETAASGTPTATGAWPWWTTACVAGLAAAVCGALVAVLSGLAGGALGNNALAAFGPSWWRTGLAAAAWTALIGIPGALAARAWRLRAARATRGGTASQGSQAAGQRVTRAATAARAKAGRRAGADGGGDSVGEQPHGSADADGTRDLADGTRNPAATGSVTTNGAATTAGAVTATAAATVAASAGTAGGSGGGRGEGVGAGCRGASVGSSGVGSAGGFALPPRSLPFTATNTESD is encoded by the coding sequence GTGAGCCAGTTGACCGACCGCGGCCCCACCCTCTCCTCGCACGGCCGGACCGCCGCCCGGCGCTCCTCGGCGATCGGCGCGGCCTTCGTCGGCGGGGTGACCGCCGCCGGCCTCGGCCTGGGCGCCCTGACGGTGGCCGTGCTGCTGCTGTGGGTCGCCTCCCCGTACCCCGACAGCGGCCCCTCGCGGGCCCTCCACCTCGCCGCCGACCTGTGGTTGCTCGCGCACGGCGGCGACCTCGTACGCACCGCCACCCCCTCCGGCGCCGCGGCCCCGGTCGCCGTCACCCCGCTGCTGCTGTCCGTACTCCCGGTCTGGCTGTTGCACCGCGCCGCCCGCCACACCCTGGCCACCGCCCCCGCACCTGCCGACCCCGGCCGGACCGGCAGGGGCCCGGGACGCGCGGCGCCGGGAGGCGGCGACCCGAGGGTGGGAGACGCGCGTCCGGCCGGGAGGGAGCTGGGACGTACGGATCGGCTCGGCGCGACTGCGGGATGCGAAAGCCCGCCGGGGTCCGTACGGGGTGCCGGCACCACCCCCGAATCCGCTCGCCCGGCCGGCACCGTCACCCCGCGAGCCGACAGCCGGGACGACGACACCGCCCCGGGAGTCGATGGCGGGGACAACGACACCGCCTCGGGAGTCGATGGCGGGGGCAACGACACCACCCCGGTCGCCACCGCCCTGCCTACCGTCACCACCCCACGAACGACACCCCTACGCGGTGGCGCCGGCCTGCGCGATGGCGCCGGCCTGCGCGATGGCATCGACCTACGCGGTGCTGCCGGTCAAAGCGGTGACACCGGCCAACTGGGTGGCACCGGCCCAAGATCCGTCAGTTCCGTCAGTTCCGTCAGTTCCGCCAGATCCGCCAGATCCGCCGACTCCACCACCCCGGCCGATCCAGGCCCCCGCACTCTCCTCGGCGCCCTGCTCACCGGCTATCTGCTGGTCGCGGCCGGCGTGCTGCTCTACACCTCGGCGGGCCATCTGCAAGCAAACGCGCTCAGCGTCCTGCTGTACGTACCGGGCACGGCCCTCGCCACCCTCGCCGCCACGACCTGGCACGTCCTCGGGCCGGCCGGTGCTGCCCTGCTCCCCGCCCGGCTCCGGCGGGCCGGTGCGAAGCTGCCGCACCGGGTACGCGCCCGGCTCGGCGGCCCGCGTGCCGCCGCCGCACTGCAGGCCGCCGGCGTAGCCCTGCTCGCCCTGCTCGTCGCCGGTGCGCTGCTCACCCTGCTCGCACTCGGACTGCACGCTGGCCGGGTCCGCCAGGACTTCCTCCAGCTCGCGCCCGACTGGGCGGGCCGCGCGACGGTCCTGCTGCTGTGCCTCCTCCTGCTGCCGAACGCGGCCGTCTGGGGTGCCGCGTACGGCCTCGGCCCGGGCTTCACCCTCGGCGCGGACAGCGTGATCGGCCCACTCGGCGCCTCCCCGCACCCCGTACCGCCCCCACTGCCCCTGCTCGGCGCCCTGCCGGAGACTGTCTCTGCCACCCCCGGAACCCCTCTGACCTGGGCCGTCGCCGTGGTACCCCTCTGCGCGGGCGCCCTACTGGCCCGCCACATCGCCCACTGCGCCACGCCCACCCCACGCCCCGCATCGACGCCCGCGGTGCCGGCGCCCGAGACGGCCCCGGCCGAGACGAACTCGTCCGCGACAGCGTCATCGGAGCCGGCCACGTCCGCGACAGCCTCATCTGAGACTCCGGCACCCGGGGCGCCGCCGTGCGGGGCGAGGCTGTCCGGGGCGACGCCGTCCGGGGCGACGCCCTCCGGGACGGCCTCGTCCGAGACGGCGGCATCCGGTACGCCGACGGCGACAGGGGCGTGGCCCTGGTGGACGACAGCCTGCGTGGCGGGCCTGGCCGCCGCCGTCTGCGGTGCCCTCGTGGCGGTGCTCTCGGGCCTCGCCGGCGGAGCCTTGGGCAACAACGCGCTCGCCGCCTTCGGTCCCAGCTGGTGGCGTACGGGCCTGGCGGCTGCGGCCTGGACGGCGCTGATCGGTATCCCCGGCGCGCTGGCAGCCCGCGCCTGGCGGCTGCGGGCGGCGCGCGCCACCCGCGGCGGCACGGCGAGCCAGGGGAGCCAGGCGGCAGGGCAGAGGGTGACGAGGGCGGCCACCGCGGCGCGTGCGAAGGCGGGGCGGCGGGCGGGAGCAGACGGGGGCGGCGACTCAGTGGGGGAGCAGCCCCACGGCTCCGCCGACGCCGACGGCACCAGAGACCTGGCCGACGGCACCAGAAACCCGGCCGCCACCGGCTCAGTGACGACCAACGGCGCAGCGACGACCGCCGGCGCAGTGACAGCCACCGCCGCAGCGACCGTCGCAGCATCCGCCGGGACCGCCGGCGGTAGTGGCGGTGGGCGCGGAGAGGGCGTCGGTGCGGGCTGTCGGGGCGCCTCTGTCGGGAGCTCCGGGGTGGGTTCTGCCGGTGGCTTCGCCTTGCCTCCGCGTTCTCTTCCTTTTACGGCAACGAATACGGAGAGTGACTAG